AACGGTGCTCCCGAACAGGTGCTCGGGGATGTTGCGCTCCGTCTGGGCGCGGTCTCGGGAGGACTTGTGACGCTCTACTACGGGGGAACCCAAGAGGAACGCGACGCGGAGAACCTGACGAATGCGCTTCGCGAGCGCATGCCGAAGGTCGAATTCGAATGGTTTTACGGTGGGCAGCGAACGTCGGAGTACGTGGTGGCATTTGAACGGTAAGGATAGACCCGTCATTGCGGTTGACGCGATGGGTGGGGACAACGCACCTCGCGAGATCGTTGCCGGCGCAATCGCCGCGTATCGCGACGGATTTGCGCGTGTCGTCTTAGTCGGCGACAAAGAGCGTATCCGGCCGTTCTACACAGGCATAAGCGAAGACGAGATCCCGATCGTGCACGCGCCGGAAGTCATACCGATGGACGTAGCGCCATCGCAGGCGATTCGCGGCGCAGAGCATACGAGCTTAGGCGCGGCCGTCGAGCTCGTGCGTGACGACAAAGCCGACGCGATCGTCTCGGCGGGATCGAGCGGCGCATTTCTGGCGATTGCGTTGATACGCTTGCGAACGATTACGGGGATCGCGCGGCCCGCGATCGGTACGATTTTGCCGACGCCGATTCAACCGGTCGTGCTTATCGACGCCGGCGCGAACGTGGATTGCAAACCCGAGTGGTTGATGCAATTCGGGATCATGGGCTCGGCGTACGCGCAGGCCGTGCTCGGCGTGAAGAAGCCGCGCGTAGCGATCGTATCGATCGGCGAAGAGCGTGGCAAAGGGAATGCGCAAGTCCTCGAGGCAGCCGAGCTACTCGAGTCGGCTCCGATTAACTTCATCGGAAATGCGGAAGGCCGCGATGTCTTTTCGGGCCGCGCCGACGTGCTCGTGACGGATGGTTTCGTCGGTAACGTCATGCTCAAGCTCGCAGAGGCAGAAAGTATTGCTCTGCAGGGGGCGATTCGCGACGCATTGCTCTCGAGCGGCCCGGACGTACAGCTCGGTGCACTCTTGACGCGGCGGGCCTTCACGCGTCTCAAGCGCACTCTGCACTATGAGACATATGGCGGGGCGCCATTGCTCGGGTTGCGCGGAAATTGCATCGTGGCACATGGCCGCAGCAGCCGCATCGCAATTCGCAACGCAATTCGAGTCGCCGCGACCGAAGTGCACGAGGACGTCGTCGGGAAGATCGCGAGTCTGGTCGCGCCGCTCGTACAAGCCGCGCGCGCGTAGCTTGCGCGTCGCAGTCGTCACCGACTCGACGGCCGATCTCGAGCCGGAGGCCGCTGCGCATTTGGGCATCGATGTCGTCCCGCTCTTCGTCAACTTCGGTGAGTCGAGCTTTCGCGACGAAATAGACATCACGCGCGACGAATTCTATGCGCGCTTGGGTGCGGGCGACGTGCTACCGACGACGACGCAAGCTTCGACTGCGAGCTACGCCGAATGCTTTGCGCGTCTTGCCGATGCGGGACGAGAGATCGTTTGCGTCTCGATCTCGAGCGCGCTTTCGGGGACGATCAACGCTGCTTACGCGGCCGCCAAGGATGTCTCTTCTGCGGTGATTCACATCGTCGATTCACGTACGGTCTCGGCAGGCCTCATGCTGCTCGTCCGTACCGCCGCAGAACTGGCGGCAGAAGGAAAGACCGGCACGGAGATCGTGCGGAAGATCGAGGAACTGCGCGCGCGTCAGCGGCTGTTTGCGGCGATACCGGACCTATCGCACGCCGTGCGGACCGGACGGGTCTCCAAAGGAATGGCGATGCTAGGCGGGATCATGAAGCTCTCACCCGTGATCACACTCGACGAGAACGGCAAGATTGCAGAATTTGCGCGAGTACGCACATTCGAACGCGCGCTGGAGACACTTGTAGAGGCAACAGTCGTGCACGTCGCTTCCGCCGCCGGCGCGCGCATCGCGATCGTCCATTCGCGCGCATTCCGAACGGCCGAAGCGCTGCGCGACCGCTTACTTGCGAAACTGACGACGCGGCCGGCCCGCTTGGAGATCGTCGAAACAGGACCCGCAATCGCGGTGCACGCCGGTATCGGAGCCGCCGGTATCTTTTCCGTGTTCTAGACGCCGATGGCTTCGATCTACGTCCATCTCCCATTTTGCCCGTACATCTGCCCATACTGCGATTTTGCCAAGTGGCCGTACCGGCGCAGCTCGGCGGAACGTTATCTTTCCGGATTGCACGCTGAGATTGCATCCGCGCCGCCGGTGGTGGCGTCGACATTGTTTTTTGGCGGCGGCACCCCGAACACGATTGCGCCGGAGGCGCTCGTCGAGCTGATCCGGGCGCTGAGTGCGCGATTTGGTCTGGCCGCGGACGCCGAGATCACGCTCGAAGCGAATCCGGATCCGGACTTATGCGAGGCCTTGCTCGATTACCGGCGCGCGGGCGTCAACCGTTTGTCGATCGGCGCGCAATCCTTCGAAAGCGCGGAGCTGCGAACGCTGGGCCGGCAGCATTCGCCGCAAGACGTTACGACGGTAGTGCAGCGCGCCCGGAATGCCGGCTTTGACAATCTTTCACTCGATCTTATGTTTGCGGTTCCGGGTCAAACGCTCGAATCGTGGAAGCGTTCGGTAAACGCTGCGCTCGCGCTCGAGCCGCAACACATCTCGACGTACGCGCTCACGATCGAACCGTCAACACCGTACGAGGAATGGCAGAAGCGGCAGCCTGAGGCCTTCGTGGGCAACGATCTAGAAGCCGAGCAATACCGCTACGCGATCGATCGGCTCGTACAAGCCGGATTTGGGCACTACGAGGTTTCAAATTTCGCGCGCTCCGGATTCCGCTGCCGGCACAACCAGAACTATTGGCTAAACGGTGAGTATCTAGGACTCGGCGTTGGCGCGGCTTCGTATCTGGAGGGGACGCGGTCGGTCCATACCCGCGATCTCGAAGAGTACGTCCGCGCCGCGCTTTCCGGCGACCCGATCCCTGGGAGCTCCGAGCGCCTCGCGGGGGCGGCGCAGATCGGCGAGGCTGCGATGCTTGCGCTGCGTACCTACGAAGGAGTCGATCTGTCCCGTTTCCGCGAACGCTATGGGATTGATTTTCTGTCTTCATACCAGCGTTCGATCCGGGACCTCGAGGGGGCCGGGATGCTCGAAATAACACCGACGCACGTTCGCTTGACGGACGCCGGCAAATTTGTAGCCAACGATGTCTGCGCAGAGTTCATCGCGTAAGCCCGAAGCCGACGTTGCCGGAGCGCTGCTGCGCGTTCTGTTCGCGATCGCTTTTGCAACGGCGGGATTCTTGCTGGGACGCGAGCTGTACGACCGGACGCTTTCGCTCCACGTAGCAGGGGCGCGTTTACAGCTGACGCTGCTGATCGTTTCCCCCGTCGTCGGTGCGCTGGCGGGCGTGCTCTTGACGCCGTACGCGCAGGTCTTTTTCGAGAGCGCGCTATCCGCCACGGAGCGCAGTATCGAACGCCGAGCTCCAAGTGAGATCGCGGGCGGCGTGGTCGGACTCATCGCCGGATTGATCATCGCATTCCTGATCAAGAGTATTCTCTTCGACTACATTCGCTTCGTCGGCCAGGCCGGGATATACGTTGCCGCGGTGCTGTATTTGATCGTGAGCATCTTCGCCGCGTATCTCGGCGCGCGCGTCGGTGCCAAACAGCGTGTCGGCTTAGGGGGCGCCGACGGCGCGAAAGCCGTGCAGAAATTCCCCGCAAAGATCATCGATACGTCGGTGATCGTTGACGGCCGCATCACCGAGATCGTCGAGAGTGGATTTCTCGACCCGCCATATATCGTTCCGCGCTTCGTGCTTCACGAGATTCAATTGATCGCGGATTCGACCGATGGAATGAAACGGTCGCGCGGACGGCGCGCCCTCGACGTGCTCTCCAAATTGCAGGAAATCGTGCCGATCGAGATCAGCGAGATCGACTATCCCGAGGTCGTCGGTGTCGATGCCAAACTGGTTCGAATGGCGCGCGAGACGGGCGGGCGTCTCGTCACCAACGACTACAACTTGAATCGGGTCGCCCACGTCGAAGGCGTAGCAGTGTTGAACATCAACGAGCTGGCGAACGCGGTCAAGCCGATCGTTCTGCCCGGCGAGGAGATGCACGTCGCGATTTTGCGCGAAGGAAAAGAATCACAACAGGGTGTCGGCTATCTCGACGACGGAACGATGATCGTCGTCGAAAATGGACGCCGCTTGATCGGCGAGAGTGCCGACGTCGTGGTTACGAGCGTTCTGCAGACGGTAGCCGGTCGCATGATTTTTGCAAAGACGAAACGGTGAGCTGGGGCGCGGTCATCGTCGCTGCCGGAAGCGGCCAACGTTTCGGACAGCCGAAGCAATTGATCGATATTGCCGGAAAACCAATGCTTGCGTGGTCGGTCGAAACGTTCGCGGCGATGCCGGAAGTCTCGACGCTCGTCGTAACGACCGAAGCCGAATTCGTTCCTTCAGTCGAGACGCTTGTGAAACGCGCGGCGTCCAAACTCGACACGCGGGTGATCGTGGGTGGTGCCGAGCGGCAAGATAGCGTTCGACTCGCGCTGGTCGCGCTCTCCGAAGGTGCGGGAACCGGACCGCAGTATGCGTTCATCCATGACGGCGCCCGTCCGATGATTCGCATCGAGGACGTTCGTCGCGGAATGGCGGTGGTTGCGCCCGGCGTTGGTGCGTTGCTCGCGATCCCGGTCGTCGACACCATCAAGCAAGTCAATGGTTCGCGAAAGGTTACCGGCACGCTCGATCGGGCCAAACTGTGGGCAGCGCAGACGCCGCAATTCGGAATGCTCGATGACCTGCTGCGCGTGCACCGGGCTGCCCAGACGCAGGGAATTCGTGTCACCGACGACGCAGCGTTGCTCGAAGATGCCGGACTGGCCGTGATTGTCGTCGAGGGGAACGCGGAGAATTTCAAGGTAACCGTGCCGGCCGATCTTGCGCGTGCCGAGCTAATCTTGCGTGAGCGGGCCGCAGTCTAATGCGCATCGGCCACGGTTTTGACGCTCACCGGCTCGAAGCGGGGCGCAAGTTCGTTGTGGGCGGCGTCCAGATCGCACACGATCGAGGACCCGCCGGTCATTCGGATGGCGATGCACTGGCGCATGCGATTTCGGATGCGATCCTCGGCGCGTGCGCGCTCGGTGATTTGGGGACGCATTTCCCTTCCAGCGACGAACGCTGGCGCGACGCGGATTCGATGTATCTGCTGGCGGCGTGCGTCCAGATGGCCGCGGAAGCGGGATATCAGGTGAGCAATCTGGATGCCACCGTCATCGTGCAGCGGCCGGTGCTCGCGCCGCACATTGCTGCAATTCGTGCCTCCCTCGCAACCGTGCTCGGCATTGAGCTCGCGAGCGTGAGCATCAAAGCAAAGACGACCGACGGCATGGGATTCACGGGCGATGGGAGCGGAATTGCCGTGCACGCGGTCGCATTGATCGAGAGACGATGACTCGGCTCGACTACGACGTTCCGCAACGCGTCCGCTATGCACCCTCGCCGACCGGAGGCTTGCATGTCGGGAATGCGCGCACCGCGCTGTTCAATTACCTGCTCGCGCGCCGTACACGCGGTGCGTTCATCGTGCGCATCGAGGATACCGATGCGAGCCGCAACCGCACGGAGACGGAAGCGCCGCATCTCGAAGCGCTTCACTGGCTCGGACTAAGCTGGGACGAAGGCCCAGACGTCGGCGGAAAGTACGGTCCGTACCGTCAATCGGAACGCGCCGAAATCTATCGTGGGTTTGCGCAGCGCTTGCGTGAGGCCGGCCTCGCATATGAAAATGAAGGCGCATTGCGGTTTCGCATCCCGCCAGGCAAGACGAGCATCGATGATCTGGTGAAAGGAACGGTCGTTTTCGAGAACGCTTTGATCCCCGATCCGGTAATCGTCAAAACTGCCGGCGGTCCGACGTATAATTTCGCCGCGTCGGTCGACGACGCGCTGATGGAGATCGATGTCGTCGTGCGCGGGGACGAGCATCTTCCAAACACCCCGGTGCAAATGCGGATTCTCGAAGCACTCGATTTGCGAGCGCCACGCTACGCACATGTGCCGTTGATCCTCAACGAGCAGCACCAAAAGCTTTCGAAGCGTCACGATACCGTGAGTATCGAGGAGTTTCGCGAGATCGGTATTCAGCCGGGTGCCATGGTCGATCATCTCGCGCTTCTAGGATGGTCCGCGCCTGACGGACGTGAGGACTTGACGCTCGATGAGCTCGCAAAAGTCTTCTCACTCGAACGCGTGCAGCACGCGGGCGCGATCTTCAACGAAGGAAGGTTGCTGGCGTTCAATCAGCGCGCGTTGCGGAAGCTGCCGCGCGAGCGTCTGACCGTGCTACTGACGGAGTCGATGCAACAGTGGGGATACCGGCAAACGCCTGAGTGGATCGGCTTGTTCATCGACGCATACGGCGAAGAGCTGCAAACGATCGCGCAAGCGCGTCCATTCGTGACCGACCTCTGTGTAGACTCGATCGAGCTGCCATCCGAAGAGCGCGGTCTTTTCGAGGACCCCAGCGTCCGGCGCTTGCTGGCGGCGATTGCGGGCGAACCGGACGCGCGCAGCATCCCACGGCTTTCCGAGCAGTTCGGCGTCGAGAAGAAGCGAGCGTATCACGCGGTCCGCCTCGCGCTGACCGGGCACGCAAAGGGCGCGCCACTCGCGCTCGTCTTCCCGCTTCTCGGTGAAGCGCGCATCCGCGCGCGCATCGACGCGGCCGGCGCTTCCGGCAACCGTGACGCGGCAAATGCGCGTTAGTAGGTAATCGATGACGAGACCTTGGGAAACGTTCCTCGCCGATCTCCGGGCGCCGCTCGAGCGCGACCCGGCAGCCGACGGCATTCTGGACATCGTGCTGTCGTATCCAGGCTTCCACGCGATCACCGCGCACCGTGCGCTTCACGCGATGTACAAAGCGGGCGTGCCGGTCCTGCCGCGATTTCTCGCGCACATCGTACGCTTTGCAACCGGAATCGAGATTCATCCGGGAGCGATGATCGGCGAGGGGTTTTTCATCGATCATGGGATGGGCGTCGTGATCGGCGCTACGACGATCATTGGGCGGAACGTCACGTTGTATCAGGGCGTAACATTAGGCGGTACGTCGCTCAAACCCGGAAAACGGCATCCGACATTACTCGACAACGTCGTCGTCGGCGTCGGTGCAGCGATCCTGGGTGACATCCTCGTCGGCGAGAATGCGCACGTCGGTGCAGGCTCCGTCGTCGTCAAAGACGTTCCGCCGGGCGCAACGGTCGTCGGCATCCCGGGCCGGATCGTTTCGAAAGACGGAAAACCCGCGCCGGAAGCGGCCGAAGCCGAACCCACGTCGCGCGCACAAGTGCAAATGCCCGATCCGACGGCGACGATGATCGCGCGCCTCGAAGCTCGGATTCGCACGCTCGAGGAGCGCCTGCGCATCGCGCAGGCCGCAGCCGAGACGGTCGCAACCGAGACCGAAGTCGAAATCGAGCCTGACAGTCTGGATGCTGCGGCTCTATAACACTCGCTCGCGCCGGGTCGAAGAATTTGCGCCGGTGCGCGAGGGCGAGGTTCGGATATACGTCTGTGGATTGACGCCCTCGGGTGAACCGCACCTCGGTCACGCGCGCTCGTTTTTATTCTTCGACGTCTTTCGGCGCTATTTGCGGCACCTCGGTTACAAAGTTACCTACGTGCAAAACGTAACCGATATCGACGACCGCTCGATCGAGGCGTCACGTCAAGAAGGCCGCCCATGGCATGAAATCATCGAGCGGTATTACTCGAGCTTCAAACGCTCGATGCGGCGCCTGGGCGTCGCAGAACCCGACGTCGAACCGCGCGCGACGGAATATATTCCACAGATCCTGAAGATGATCGAGGAATTGGTTGGAACCGGCCATGCGTACGCGAGCGAGGACGGCGTCTACTTCCGCGTCGCATCGTTTCCGGCGTACGGCAAACTCTCCGGCGAAAACCCCGACGAGCTGATGATCGGCGCGCGTATTCGCGAGAACGAGAAGAAGCAGAACCCGCTTGATTTCGCGCTATGGAAATTTGAGAAACCGGGCGAGCCGTCGTGGCCCTCGAGTTTCGGTCCGGGCCGGCCCGGATGGCACATCGAGTGCTCGGCGATGGCACACGATCTGCTCGGCGAGCCGTTTGACATTCACGGCGGCGGCGCGGATCTGATCTTCCCGCATCACGAGAACGAAATCGCGCAAAGTGAATCGATCCTGCCGCCGCCGATGGTGAATGTCTGGATGCATGGCGGGCTGCTCACCTTCGAGCAGCGTAAGATGTCGAAATCACTCGGCAACTACGAGCCGCTTTACGAGCTGCTCGATCGTGCCGATACGCAAGCGATTCGACTCCTGTTTTTGCAGACGGGATATCGCAAGCGCATGAATTTCACGGAAGATTCGTTCAGCGGGGCGACCGTCGCAGTCAACAAGCTGCGAAAGGCCTGGCGTACTCTGACGAGCGGCACATCCGTCGATTTCGAGACGCACGCCGAACATGACGGCATCGTCACGCGTATCGAGGAAGCGCTGGCTGACGATATGAATACGGCAGCGGCCCTCGCAGTCGTTTTCGAGACGGTGAATCGCGCCGAAGAATACGTCCAGCGCGGCGAAGCGCTCGATGCGGCACGTGCGCTCGGATACGCGCTGACGCTGCTGGGACTGGCTCCGGATGAGCGTTGGCTCACGGAACCCGTGATCGAAGTCGACATCGACGCCAAAGCGGAGCGGTTGCGCGAGAGCTTGGAGGCGGTCGTTGGTTTCGACGGCGATAGCGGCGAGCGAATCATCGCGCACGCAATAGCTGCGCGCGATGAAGCCCGTCGCAACAGAAATTTCGCGCTCGCCGATCAGATTCGCGATGCGCTTGTCGCCGAACGCATCGAGCTGCGCGATACGCGCGAAGGAACGACGACCTGGACCCTCGCCGGCGAGTAAATCGCCGCAACGTCGTCGATCTCGACGGCATCGTCTACGGCGTTCACGCCGTTTCGGAAGCGCTCGCAGGCGGTGAGAAGCTGTTGCGCATTCATATCGGCGATGTACGGCGGCGCGATCCGGCGCTCCGCGAGCTGCTCGCGGCCGCAACCGATGCGGCTATTCCGGTGCGCTTTGAAGGCCGCGGATTCTTCGCGCAGTTTCCCTACAAAGCGCATCAGAGCGTCGTCGCATTCACGGCACCCTTCGACTACGTCACCCTCGAAGACGTGCTCGAGCGGCGAAAGCGCCGCGCGGCGTCGCCGGCACTCATCGTCGTCCTCGACCACATCACCGATCCGCACAATCTGGGCGCGATCATCCGGACTGCGGAGGCGGTCGCGGCGGACGCCGTTGTCGTACCCGAGCGCCGGAGCGCCGGCGTCAATGCGACCGTGCGCAAAGCCGCCGCCGGCGCCACGGCTTACGTTCCGATTGTCCGGGTGGCGAACGTGGCGCAATCGCTGCGCAGTCTTAAAAACGCCGGACTCTGGATCGCCGGGGCCGATCTCTCGGAGCAGGCGGTTCCCTACGATCAGGCTGACCTGCGGGCAGACCTGGCGCTCGTCATCGGTGCCGAGGGGGCCGGCATCTCGCCGGTCGTTCGCAAGGAGTGCGACTGGGTGCTGGGCATCCCGATGGCGGGCCGGATTGCCTCTTTGAATGCATCCGTGGCCGCGGCTGTGCTACTCTTCGAGGTACGCCGTCAACGGGCAGCTTGTTGACTGCTTAGGGAGGACCTCCCTATACTCATCAGGATGTGCCCGGTTCGACAAGCCGCGGCTTGCGATTTCGGCACGTCGTTCTTTCCTGAGGTAAATAAGAAGAAATGGCGCTCACGCAGCCGTCCGAGGGAACGCTCGATTATCACGAGCGGCCGGACGAGGACCTTGTCGCTATCGCGAAATCAGGCGACAACCTCGCAATGGAGTTCTTGCTCAACAAATATAAGAACTTCGTGCGCATCAAAGCGAAGAGTTATTTTCTCATCGGCGCCGACCGCGAAGACATTATCCAAGAAGGGATGATCGGACTCTACAAAGCGGTTCGCGACTTCAAGGCCGACAAGCTTTCGAGCTTTCGTGCGTTTGCCGAGTTGTGCATTACACGTCAGATCATCACGGCCATCAAGACCGCGACGCGGCAGAAGCACATTCCGCTCAATCAATATATCTCGCTGAATAAGCCGATCTATGATGAAGACAGCGAGCGCACGCTGCTCGACGTCATGGCTTCACAGAAAACGAGCGATCCTGAAGAGCTCGTCATCAACCAAGAAGTCTCTGAAGATATCAAAGAACGTATCCAAGAGAATCTCTCGGATCTTGAATCGCAAGTTTTGCTCAGTTACCTCGAGGGCAAGAGCTATCAGGAAATGGCGCGCGATTTAAATCGTCACGTGAAATCGATCGACAATGCGTTGCAACGCGTCAAGCGCAAGATCGAGAAGAATCTCTCCGAGATCGAGCTTCCGTAAAGTCAAAGAGCGCCCGTCATGGGCGCTCTTTCTTATTTTCGGATTTGCGTTCACGCTTTTCTTCGATTTCGTCGACCTCTTCGTCCACATTCTCCCGCGCTTGTTCCAACAAGGGATCGTCGTCTTCGTCGAGCTCGAGATCGGGCGCTAAGAAGAGCCCGCGGTTCATTTGTTTGGCAACGCTGTCGTTATCCACGATGTACCTCGCTCACAAAGTAAGGTTCGCGCGACATCGGGTGCTCGCCTCGGCGGCCGAGGGAGGGCCCCGCGGGTGAGCCGAACGGCTGGAACATGAGCGTCGTTTCCAGCGTCGAGCTCGCGCATCGTCTTGCCAGCGAGTTAATCGCTACGCGTAAGGTCGAGGCCGTCCGCGTGTGGCTCTCCGAGGAACAGTTCGTCATACCCGCTGCCGAGAGCCCCGAGGGTTGGTTTGACGGCAAGGGCCTTTCCAGCGAAGAAGCGCGCGACCTCATTTTCAGCGTCTCGCCCCTGCGTTTCGACAGTGGATTCCCCCTTGGGCTCAGCGAGCTGCGCTACGGTTACGTCGAGATTCCGAACGTCGATTCGCTCTCGGCCGACGCACGCAAGTTAATCGAAAAGCGCGTTCGCGCCGCGGGGGCCGCAATGTCGACCGCCAGCACGCTTGCGCAGGCCGAGTCAGCCGGACGAGGCCGCGTTCTCGTGGTCGACGACGACGAAGCGCTTCGGACCTTGCTCCGCAAGCTGCTCGAACGTGAGCGGTTCGAGATCAGCGAAGCGTCGAACGGACAAGAAGCGATTGAAGCCGCCGGCCGTATTCAGCCGGATTTGATCCTGATGGATTGGATCATGCCCGTCATGGACGGTGAAGAGGCAACGGAAACCCTGCGCAAAGAGCATCTAACCGCGCACATACCGGTCGTCATGCTGACGCATCGTTCGCGCCCGCAAGACAAGCTCGAGGCGTTGCACGCCGGGGTGCAAGACTTCGTTTCAAAGCCGTTCGATTTTCGAAGTCTGGTTCAAACGATCGACACGCAGCTGCGCTGGCGCCGGCTGCTCTCGCCACACGTAGGAAGCGCCGCGATTTTCGGCGGCCTGCCAACGTCCGCCCGTGAACCCCGCGGGGCGATGCTCGATTCGCTCATGAAGCTCATCCGTTCCGGCGAGCCGGAGGCCGCGATGGAGCGCGCAATCGCGGAAGCCGAGCGATTCGAAGAGCAACGCGCACACGATCGGGCCGGCGCAGCCTATAAGATCGCGGCCGATGCCGCCGAGGCACTCAATCACGACGACTTGGCAAAACGGCTGCTTCGCCTGAGTGGACGGGCATATTTGAATTGGGCCCAAACCGCGCCCAAGGCTGAGGACAGCCAACGCGGCTATACGCTTTCGGTCCGGCGCTTCATGGAAGCCGGGAACCTCAAGCCGGGCGAAGACCTAGGGAAGGTGCCATGATCAACGAGGCGACGATCGCCGGGATTACGGTCGCCGGTCAACCGAAAGATGCTGAGTTGGCTGAGCTTCCGGCCCAAGGGTACGGGACCGTCATCAATGTCCGGATGCCCGAGGAGCAAGAAGAACCCGAGGGGCCAAAAGTCGAGGCGCTGGGGATGCGCTACGTCTCGGTCCCGTATACGGGCCAGACGATGAGCCGGGAGGACGTCCACAAGATCCGGGAGGCGATCGAAAGTGCCCCGCCCGGCTCAAAAACGCTGACGCATTGAGCAGGTGGGACACGAATCGCGGTCGCGATTGGCATAATAGAGGCAGAGAAAAAAGGACAAGGGGCAGAAGCTGCTACAAAACTCGTAACTAACGCAGGCTTCCAGATAGCGGGGACCCCTTATGAAACGTTCATCCGAAAATACTTCGCTAGCTAACCTTGGTGGCGTAGGCGCACTTCCGGGCTAAAGCCCGCCCCAGGTGACACCCGGCTCCCGTTGACGGGGTTGTAAGGGGCCGGTATACTATTTGTCTATGCCCCTCGGCCGCTGAACGCGTACGAACGAACAGGCGAAGACGAGCTCGGGTTCTTTTTATTTCCCCGAGACGTTTTGCGCCTGATTCTGTGCGCCTCTGAGCTCCGAAGCGCTACAATCGGTGCGGGCTGCATCCCGCGGGAGTAAAATTGAATCTTCTCGACGTCAACAATTTCGACGCAATGCGGATCGGGCTTGCCAGTCCCGAGCAAATCCGCGCCTGGTCGTTCGGTGAGGTAAAGAAGCCCGAAACGATCAACTACCGGACGCTCAAACCCGAGCGCGACGGCCTATTCTGCGAAAAGATTTTCGGGCCGACTAAAGATTGGGAATGCCACTGCGGTAAATATAAGCGCATCCGCTTCAAGGGCATGATCTGCGATCGC
Above is a genomic segment from Candidatus Baltobacteraceae bacterium containing:
- the cysS gene encoding cysteine--tRNA ligase, coding for MLRLYNTRSRRVEEFAPVREGEVRIYVCGLTPSGEPHLGHARSFLFFDVFRRYLRHLGYKVTYVQNVTDIDDRSIEASRQEGRPWHEIIERYYSSFKRSMRRLGVAEPDVEPRATEYIPQILKMIEELVGTGHAYASEDGVYFRVASFPAYGKLSGENPDELMIGARIRENEKKQNPLDFALWKFEKPGEPSWPSSFGPGRPGWHIECSAMAHDLLGEPFDIHGGGADLIFPHHENEIAQSESILPPPMVNVWMHGGLLTFEQRKMSKSLGNYEPLYELLDRADTQAIRLLFLQTGYRKRMNFTEDSFSGATVAVNKLRKAWRTLTSGTSVDFETHAEHDGIVTRIEEALADDMNTAAALAVVFETVNRAEEYVQRGEALDAARALGYALTLLGLAPDERWLTEPVIEVDIDAKAERLRESLEAVVGFDGDSGERIIAHAIAARDEARRNRNFALADQIRDALVAERIELRDTREGTTTWTLAGE
- the rlmB gene encoding 23S rRNA (guanosine(2251)-2'-O)-methyltransferase RlmB, giving the protein MVYGVHAVSEALAGGEKLLRIHIGDVRRRDPALRELLAAATDAAIPVRFEGRGFFAQFPYKAHQSVVAFTAPFDYVTLEDVLERRKRRAASPALIVVLDHITDPHNLGAIIRTAEAVAADAVVVPERRSAGVNATVRKAAAGATAYVPIVRVANVAQSLRSLKNAGLWIAGADLSEQAVPYDQADLRADLALVIGAEGAGISPVVRKECDWVLGIPMAGRIASLNASVAAAVLLFEVRRQRAAC
- the sigH gene encoding RNA polymerase sporulation sigma factor SigH, whose amino-acid sequence is MALTQPSEGTLDYHERPDEDLVAIAKSGDNLAMEFLLNKYKNFVRIKAKSYFLIGADREDIIQEGMIGLYKAVRDFKADKLSSFRAFAELCITRQIITAIKTATRQKHIPLNQYISLNKPIYDEDSERTLLDVMASQKTSDPEELVINQEVSEDIKERIQENLSDLESQVLLSYLEGKSYQEMARDLNRHVKSIDNALQRVKRKIEKNLSEIELP
- a CDS encoding response regulator encodes the protein MSVVSSVELAHRLASELIATRKVEAVRVWLSEEQFVIPAAESPEGWFDGKGLSSEEARDLIFSVSPLRFDSGFPLGLSELRYGYVEIPNVDSLSADARKLIEKRVRAAGAAMSTASTLAQAESAGRGRVLVVDDDEALRTLLRKLLERERFEISEASNGQEAIEAAGRIQPDLILMDWIMPVMDGEEATETLRKEHLTAHIPVVMLTHRSRPQDKLEALHAGVQDFVSKPFDFRSLVQTIDTQLRWRRLLSPHVGSAAIFGGLPTSAREPRGAMLDSLMKLIRSGEPEAAMERAIAEAERFEEQRAHDRAGAAYKIAADAAEALNHDDLAKRLLRLSGRAYLNWAQTAPKAEDSQRGYTLSVRRFMEAGNLKPGEDLGKVP
- a CDS encoding sulfur transferase domain-containing protein, translating into MINEATIAGITVAGQPKDAELAELPAQGYGTVINVRMPEEQEEPEGPKVEALGMRYVSVPYTGQTMSREDVHKIREAIESAPPGSKTLTH